The following proteins are encoded in a genomic region of Micropterus dolomieu isolate WLL.071019.BEF.003 ecotype Adirondacks linkage group LG04, ASM2129224v1, whole genome shotgun sequence:
- the cfap97 gene encoding cilia- and flagella-associated protein 97 isoform X2, translating into MFNPSELEGEVDHSFFDSDCDDSNISRDGGEKVEKSLKTEKESPHKGLHAKQTENIKGGRSPRTDGAIKHLKPIENNRSSRAERKENGCQSKQENRIRASSVSSIACTSDKDINNSSESDEDSNLHSKRHNGTFMALLTESREEDYKDVYDQSQNETEEEALPSNAKHRNKQSPKKRRRNRRIRSPSPTSTEASVDADSESSCSSSNGRSSLESPTLPRSKKYSLSPGVTNIQVGSAGSRDVLYSRTEESEDTLTDVSPLCSPGSSPLQLDLNQREAREGSPTEQQQQVQQQQQQESVPSSGLSNIHQDEVSDQDADECSLSSDSQLRGKLLFHCRGGRNRKNYSFTNDEVRRIDRENQRLLRELSRLSPGPRPGSTAGKKTHMASNSPHIRLSHSALNRQREQQRIERENLAFLKRLESVKPTPGIKRSEQLEDYQRQVGYLGTPSYPICIPTTKKDKSASKTPKGPRPASSAHHSARAVSTTTDSGSTPRSKKLNAAKPAWC; encoded by the exons ATGTTCAACCCCAGTGAACTAGAGGGTGAGGTGGATCATTCATTTTTTGACAGTGACTGTGACGATAGCAACATCAGCAGAGATGGAGGGGAAAAGGTGGAGAAAAGCTTGAAGACTGAAAAGGAGAGCCCGCATAAGGGGCTACATGCAAAACAGACTGAAAATATAAAAGGCGGTCGGTCCCCAAGAACTGATGGGGCAATAAAACACCTGAAGCCCATCGAGAACAAccgcagcagcagagcagaaagGAAAGAGAACGGCTGTcaatcaaaacaagaaaacaggaTCAGGGCATCCAGTGTATCATCCATTGCCTGTACATCAGATAAGGACATCAATAATAGTAGTGAAAGTGATGAAGATTCTAATTTGCACTCTAAAAGGCACAATGGGACATTTATGGCTTTGCTGACTGAGTCCAGAGAGGAAGATTATAAGGATGTGTATGACCAGAGTCAAAATGAGACTGAAGAAGAAGCATTACCGTCCAATgccaaacacagaaataaacaatctCCTAAAAAACGAAGGCGGAATCGGCGCATCAGAAGTCCATCCCCCACTTCAACTGAGGCTAGCGTAGACGCAGACTCAGAGAGCTCCTGTAGCAGTAGCAATGGGAGAAGCAGTTTAGAGTCCCCTACCCTTCCCAGGTCCAAAAAGTATTCTTTATCCCCTGGTGTGACAAACATCCAAGTGGGCTCAGCAGGATCTCGGGATGTGCTTTACAGCCGTACAGAGGAGTCGGAGGATACATTGACAGATGTGAGCCCCCTCTGCTCTCCTGGGTCCAGCCCTCTCCAGTTGGACCTGAACCAGAGAGAGGCTAGAGAGGGAAGCCctacagagcagcagcagcaggtgcagcagcagcagcagcaggagagtgtGCCCTCCAGTGGCCTTAGCAACATACATCAAGATGAGGTCTCTGATCAGGATGCAGATGAGT GCTCTCTCAGTTCAGATAGTCAGCTACGAGGCAAACTGCTCTTCCACTGTCGCGGAGGGAGAAACAGGAAGAACTACTCGTTCACCAATGATGAGGTCCGACGCATAGATCGCGAGAACCAGCGACTTCTTCGGGAGCTTTCACGGCTTTCTCCGGGGCCCAGACCAGGAAGTACAGCGGGGAAGAAAACCCACATGGCCAGTAACTCGCCTCACATTCGTCTCTCTCACAGCGCACTCAACAGGCAGCGGGAACAGCAACGCATCGAGAGGGAGAACCTG GCTTTCTTGAAGAGGCTGGAGTCCGTCAAGCCTACACCTGGAATTAAGCGCTCAGAACAACTGGAAGACTACCAGCGACAAGTTGGATACCTGGGAACGCCTTCATACCCCATATGTATCCCTACCACAAAGAAGGATAAGTCTGCCAGCAAGACACCAAAAG GTCCCCGGCCGGCCAGTTCTGCCCACCACAGCGCCAGAGCAGTTTCCACCACCACTGACTCAGGCAGCACACCCAGgtcaaaaaaactaaatgcgGCCAAACCAGCCTGGTGCTGA
- the gucy1a1 gene encoding guanylate cyclase soluble subunit alpha-1 isoform X1, producing the protein MFCAKLKELNISGECPFSSSAKNNELEYFEERSTDAADLLPISKDVHGKTGEDVPQQKTSRAKVNLHTLGESIRKLACPEFQRLHTALQRMMRLSDHTRDSESPVICCTDYQSCSEDPGHLVEMMNIYSTKTGIQMEALRVALGEELFNMCYEEDGHILRVVGGALHDFLNSFNVLLKQSSTLPNPDRGDCVNEPSVLCLDKDLGLLTVYFFNPRPTTELFFPGVVKAAARLLYQTTVDVLMDPPGAKDSILQSSPQPSLLYTVVVKDAKTLSPSPLRATSAGTLPTSLFSTIFPFHLILDQDLVLVQIGHGLRKRLTRKDGLRRSATFQEHFSIVSPQIKCTFQGILTMLNTQFIIRIKHGVSTTDNTGKLMDLKGQMIYVSESNAILFLGSPCVDKLEELTGRGLYLSDIPIHNALRDVVLVGEQAKAQDGLKKRLGKAKAALEHAHQALEEEKKKTVDLLFSIFPGTVAQQLWQGQTVQAKKFERVTMLFSDIVGFTAVCSRCTPMQVITMLNELYTRFDHHCGELDVYKVETIGDAYCVAGGLHRESETHAVRIALMALKMMELSDDVMTPTGEPIQMRIGLHTGSVLAGVVGVKMPRYCLFGNNVTLANKFESCSQPRKINISPTTHRLLKDRPEFVFVPRSRQELPANFPEDIPGVCYFLEASFKTSTLPLK; encoded by the exons ATGTTCTGCGCAAAGCTGAAAGAGCTTAATATATCAGGAGAGTGTCCATTCTCCAGCAGCGCCAAAAATAATGAGCTCGAATACTTTGAGGAGCGCTCAACTGACGCCGCGGATTTATTGCCTATTTCTAAGGACGTGCATGGAAAAACAGGTGAGGATGTACCTCAACAGAAGACAAGCAGAGCCAAAGTTAACCTGCATACACTTGGGGAGAGCATCCGAAAATTGGCATGTCCCGAG TTTCAAAGGCTGCATACTGCCCTCCAACGAATGATGAGACTATCAGATCACACCAGGGACTCTGAAAG TCCAGTAATTTGCTGTACAGACTATCAGAGTTGTAGTGAGGATCCAGGGCATTTAGTGGAAATGATGAACATTTACTCAACCAAAACAG GAATCCAGATGGAAGCTTTGAGAGTTGCTCTTGGCGAGGAGCTCTTCAACATGTGTTACGAGGAGGACGGACACATTTTGAGGGTGGTGGGGGGAGCTCTCCACGACTTCCTCAACAGCTTCAATGTCTTGCTAAAACAGAGCAGCACGTTGCCCAACCCAGACAGAGGGGATTGTGTAAACGAACCTTCTGTGCTGTGCTTAGACAAGGATCTGGGTCTGCTTACTGTCTATTTCTTCAACCCCCGCCCGACCACTGAGCTCTTCTTCCCTGGAGTCGTCAAAGCTGCTGCCCGCCTTCTGTATCAAACCACTGTGGATGTGTTGATGGACCCCCCTGGTGCTAAAGACAGCATCTTGCAGTCCAGCCCGCAGCCCAGTCTCCTGTACACAGTGGTAGTTAAGGATGCTAAAACTCTGAGCCCCAGTCCGCTCCGGGCTACCTCAGCTGGGACCCTTCCTACCTCTCTGTTCTCCACCATCTTCCCTTTCCATCTGATCCTGGACCAGGACTTGGTTCTGGTACAAATAGGACACGGGCTCAGAAAGAGACTGACCAGGAAGGATGGACTGAGGCGGTCTGCAACCTTCCAAGAACACTTCTCTATTGTCTCTCCCCAGATCAAATGTACCTTTCAAGGTATTCTGACCATGCTAAACACACAGTTTATCATTCGGATCAAGCACGGAGTCTCCACCACAGATAATACAGGGAAG ctcatGGACCTTAAAGGTCAGATGATATACGTTTCAGAGTCCAACGCCATCTTGTTCTTGGGCTCACCATGTGTGGACAAGCTGGAGGAGCTAACGGGCCGCGGCCTCTACCTGTCAGACATCCCTATTCATAACGCATTGCGTGACGTAGTGCTGGTTGGTGAACAGGCCAAAGCCCAGGATGGTTTGAAGAAGCGGCTGGGGAAGGCCAAGGCAGCACTGGAGCATGCTCACCAAGCactggaggaagagaaaaagaagacagTGGACCTCCTCTTCTCCATCTTCCCTGGCACTGTGGCACAGCAGCTGTGGCAGGGCCAGACGGTCCAGGCCAAGAAGTTTGAACGCGTTACAATGCTCTTCTCTGATATTGTGGGCTTCACTGCTGTTTGCTCACGCTGTACCCCAATGCAAGTGATCACCATGCTCAATGAGTTGTACACCAGGTTTGATCACCACTGTGGAGAGCTTGATGTATATAAG GTGGAGACCATTGGTGATGCGTATTGTGTAGCTGGTGGCTTACACAGAGAGAGCGAAACTCACGCCGTCCGAATTGCACTCATGGCCTTGAAGATGATGGAGCTTTCAGACGATGTTATGACGCCAACTGGAGAACCTATACAG ATGCGTATAGGCCTCCACACTGGTTCAGTACTGGCTGGTGTAGTTGGGGTGAAGATGCCACGCTACTGCCTTTTCGGAAATAATGTCACATTGGCCAACAAGTTTGAATCCTGCAGCCAACCAAGAAAAATCAACATCAGCCCTACGACACACAG ATTGCTAAAGGATCGGCCAGagtttgtctttgttcccagGAGCAGACAGGAGCTTCCGGCCAACTTCCCCGAGGACATCCCTGGTGTTTGTTACTTTTTGGAGGCGTCCTTCAAAACTTCAACACTGCCTCTGAAATGA
- the ufsp2 gene encoding ufm1-specific protease 2: MVVADSQSSDTGTILRVRGSLEFKCQLDSTDALLMCKVISRTFETLQSRVKSESCVLTVCDSPVIIWPNKSVYVTPEEITPNTLCEDLHQWIQTEEQESAGKRAAKKKSKKSPGASVINLRLMSEVTKTGPLSAPILSRTVQKSHFLSTTLPMDCVVRITCNDTIKDAFERLLKALTHQVCEMEKVILQHMKGTTLLVPEPLHFLLPEPKGLVTVVYPAGVPDSQLETQRKELHQQYELPDDWPYFRRANAYHFLNEPYKDGYLRNPHLVLTHPSLDNGKVYLVQGIYSYHHYMQDHVDDNGWGCAYRSLQTICSWFQQQGYVEQPVPTHKEIQQALVDVGDKQSSFVGSRQWIGSIEVQAVLNQLLEVTSKIMFVSQGSELASKGRELANHFLTEGTPIMIGGGVLAHTILGVAWSETTGQIRYLILDPHYTGAEDLQVITDKGWCGWKGPDFWDQTAYYNLCLPQRPKII; the protein is encoded by the exons ATG GTTGTTGCTGACTCACAGTCCTCCGACACAGGGACCATCCTGCGTGTCAGAGGGTCACTGGAGTTCAAATGTCAGCTGGACAGCACAGATG CACTGCTAATGTGCAAAGTAATCTCAAGAACATTTGAGACGCTTCAGTCTCGGGTGAAATCAGAATCCTGTGTTCTAACTGTCTGCGACAGTCCTGTTATTATCTGGccaaacaaaagtgtttatgtAACGCCTGAAGAAATAACTCCAAACACACTGTGTGAAGATTTACATCAGTGGATACA aacaGAAGAACAAGAGAGCGCTGGCAAGAGAgctgcaaaaaagaaaagcaaaaaaagtcCAGGAGCG AGTGTCATTAACCTTCGCCTGATGTCAGAGGTGACAAAGACCGGCCCTCTTTCAGCCCCAATCCTCAGCAGAACGGTCCAGAAATCTCACTTCCTGTCTACAACTCTTCCCATGGACTGTGTCGTTCGTATCACCTGCAATGACACAATTAAAGA TGCCTTCGAACGCCTATTGAAGGCGCTAACTCATCAGGTGTGTGAGATGGAGAAAGTGATCCTGCAACACATGAAGGGGACCACGCTTCTGGTACCTGAACCTCTCCACTTCCTCCTTCCAGAGCCGAAAGGACTAGTGACCGTGGTTTACCCAGCAGGAGTGCCTGACAGCCAACTAGAGACACAACGTAAG GAATTGCATCAACAGTATGAGTTACCAGATGACTGGCCCTATTTTAGAAGAGCCAATGCTTATCACTTTCTCAATGAGCCCTACAAAGATGGTTACCTCCGAAACCCTCATCTGGTCCTCACACATCCCAGCCTGGACAATGGAAAG GTGTACCTTGTCCAGGGGATCTACAGTTATCACCACTACATGCAGGACCACGTGGACGACAATGGCTGGGGCTGTGCTTATCGCTCCCTGCAGACCATCTGCTCCTGGTTCCAGCAGCAGGGCTACGTTGAGCAGCCTGTGCCCACTCACAAGGAGATTCAGCAG GCTTTAGTGGATGTCGGAGACAAACAGTCGTCCTTTGTTGGATCACGGCAATGGATCGGATCCATTGAGGTTCAGGCTGTCCTGAACCAGCTGCTTGAGGTCACTTCCAAGATCATGTTTGTGAG TCAAGGTTCTGAGTTGGCATCCAAAGGCAGAGAACTGGCCAACCACTTCCTTACTGAAGGGACTCCGATCATGATTG GAGGGGGAGTTTTAGCTCACACTATTCTAGGTGTGGCATGGAGTGAGACCACCGGGCAGATCCGCTATCTCATCCTAGATCCACATTACACAGGGGCGGAGGACCTACAGGTCATCACAGACAAG GGCTGGTGTGGCTGGAAGGGACCAGATTTTTGGGATCAAACTGCGTATTATAATCTGTGTCTGCCTCAGAGGCCAAAGATCATCTGA
- the cfap97 gene encoding cilia- and flagella-associated protein 97 isoform X1 codes for MFNPSELEGEVDHSFFDSDCDDSNISRDGGEKVEKSLKTEKESPHKGLHAKQTENIKGGRSPRTDGAIKHLKPIENNRSSRAERKENGCQSKQENRIRASSVSSIACTSDKDINNSSESDEDSNLHSKRHNGTFMALLTESREEDYKDVYDQSQNETEEEALPSNAKHRNKQSPKKRRRNRRIRSPSPTSTEASVDADSESSCSSSNGRSSLESPTLPRSKKYSLSPGVTNIQVGSAGSRDVLYSRTEESEDTLTDVSPLCSPGSSPLQLDLNQREAREGSPTEQQQQVQQQQQQESVPSSGLSNIHQDEVSDQDADECSLSSDSQLRGKLLFHCRGGRNRKNYSFTNDEVRRIDRENQRLLRELSRLSPGPRPGSTAGKKTHMASNSPHIRLSHSALNRQREQQRIERENLAFLKRLESVKPTPGIKRSEQLEDYQRQVGYLGTPSYPICIPTTKKDKSASKTPKAGPRPASSAHHSARAVSTTTDSGSTPRSKKLNAAKPAWC; via the exons ATGTTCAACCCCAGTGAACTAGAGGGTGAGGTGGATCATTCATTTTTTGACAGTGACTGTGACGATAGCAACATCAGCAGAGATGGAGGGGAAAAGGTGGAGAAAAGCTTGAAGACTGAAAAGGAGAGCCCGCATAAGGGGCTACATGCAAAACAGACTGAAAATATAAAAGGCGGTCGGTCCCCAAGAACTGATGGGGCAATAAAACACCTGAAGCCCATCGAGAACAAccgcagcagcagagcagaaagGAAAGAGAACGGCTGTcaatcaaaacaagaaaacaggaTCAGGGCATCCAGTGTATCATCCATTGCCTGTACATCAGATAAGGACATCAATAATAGTAGTGAAAGTGATGAAGATTCTAATTTGCACTCTAAAAGGCACAATGGGACATTTATGGCTTTGCTGACTGAGTCCAGAGAGGAAGATTATAAGGATGTGTATGACCAGAGTCAAAATGAGACTGAAGAAGAAGCATTACCGTCCAATgccaaacacagaaataaacaatctCCTAAAAAACGAAGGCGGAATCGGCGCATCAGAAGTCCATCCCCCACTTCAACTGAGGCTAGCGTAGACGCAGACTCAGAGAGCTCCTGTAGCAGTAGCAATGGGAGAAGCAGTTTAGAGTCCCCTACCCTTCCCAGGTCCAAAAAGTATTCTTTATCCCCTGGTGTGACAAACATCCAAGTGGGCTCAGCAGGATCTCGGGATGTGCTTTACAGCCGTACAGAGGAGTCGGAGGATACATTGACAGATGTGAGCCCCCTCTGCTCTCCTGGGTCCAGCCCTCTCCAGTTGGACCTGAACCAGAGAGAGGCTAGAGAGGGAAGCCctacagagcagcagcagcaggtgcagcagcagcagcagcaggagagtgtGCCCTCCAGTGGCCTTAGCAACATACATCAAGATGAGGTCTCTGATCAGGATGCAGATGAGT GCTCTCTCAGTTCAGATAGTCAGCTACGAGGCAAACTGCTCTTCCACTGTCGCGGAGGGAGAAACAGGAAGAACTACTCGTTCACCAATGATGAGGTCCGACGCATAGATCGCGAGAACCAGCGACTTCTTCGGGAGCTTTCACGGCTTTCTCCGGGGCCCAGACCAGGAAGTACAGCGGGGAAGAAAACCCACATGGCCAGTAACTCGCCTCACATTCGTCTCTCTCACAGCGCACTCAACAGGCAGCGGGAACAGCAACGCATCGAGAGGGAGAACCTG GCTTTCTTGAAGAGGCTGGAGTCCGTCAAGCCTACACCTGGAATTAAGCGCTCAGAACAACTGGAAGACTACCAGCGACAAGTTGGATACCTGGGAACGCCTTCATACCCCATATGTATCCCTACCACAAAGAAGGATAAGTCTGCCAGCAAGACACCAAAAG CAGGTCCCCGGCCGGCCAGTTCTGCCCACCACAGCGCCAGAGCAGTTTCCACCACCACTGACTCAGGCAGCACACCCAGgtcaaaaaaactaaatgcgGCCAAACCAGCCTGGTGCTGA
- the gucy1a1 gene encoding guanylate cyclase soluble subunit alpha-1 isoform X2 — protein MEKQFQRLHTALQRMMRLSDHTRDSESPVICCTDYQSCSEDPGHLVEMMNIYSTKTGIQMEALRVALGEELFNMCYEEDGHILRVVGGALHDFLNSFNVLLKQSSTLPNPDRGDCVNEPSVLCLDKDLGLLTVYFFNPRPTTELFFPGVVKAAARLLYQTTVDVLMDPPGAKDSILQSSPQPSLLYTVVVKDAKTLSPSPLRATSAGTLPTSLFSTIFPFHLILDQDLVLVQIGHGLRKRLTRKDGLRRSATFQEHFSIVSPQIKCTFQGILTMLNTQFIIRIKHGVSTTDNTGKLMDLKGQMIYVSESNAILFLGSPCVDKLEELTGRGLYLSDIPIHNALRDVVLVGEQAKAQDGLKKRLGKAKAALEHAHQALEEEKKKTVDLLFSIFPGTVAQQLWQGQTVQAKKFERVTMLFSDIVGFTAVCSRCTPMQVITMLNELYTRFDHHCGELDVYKVETIGDAYCVAGGLHRESETHAVRIALMALKMMELSDDVMTPTGEPIQMRIGLHTGSVLAGVVGVKMPRYCLFGNNVTLANKFESCSQPRKINISPTTHRLLKDRPEFVFVPRSRQELPANFPEDIPGVCYFLEASFKTSTLPLK, from the exons ATGGAAAAACAG TTTCAAAGGCTGCATACTGCCCTCCAACGAATGATGAGACTATCAGATCACACCAGGGACTCTGAAAG TCCAGTAATTTGCTGTACAGACTATCAGAGTTGTAGTGAGGATCCAGGGCATTTAGTGGAAATGATGAACATTTACTCAACCAAAACAG GAATCCAGATGGAAGCTTTGAGAGTTGCTCTTGGCGAGGAGCTCTTCAACATGTGTTACGAGGAGGACGGACACATTTTGAGGGTGGTGGGGGGAGCTCTCCACGACTTCCTCAACAGCTTCAATGTCTTGCTAAAACAGAGCAGCACGTTGCCCAACCCAGACAGAGGGGATTGTGTAAACGAACCTTCTGTGCTGTGCTTAGACAAGGATCTGGGTCTGCTTACTGTCTATTTCTTCAACCCCCGCCCGACCACTGAGCTCTTCTTCCCTGGAGTCGTCAAAGCTGCTGCCCGCCTTCTGTATCAAACCACTGTGGATGTGTTGATGGACCCCCCTGGTGCTAAAGACAGCATCTTGCAGTCCAGCCCGCAGCCCAGTCTCCTGTACACAGTGGTAGTTAAGGATGCTAAAACTCTGAGCCCCAGTCCGCTCCGGGCTACCTCAGCTGGGACCCTTCCTACCTCTCTGTTCTCCACCATCTTCCCTTTCCATCTGATCCTGGACCAGGACTTGGTTCTGGTACAAATAGGACACGGGCTCAGAAAGAGACTGACCAGGAAGGATGGACTGAGGCGGTCTGCAACCTTCCAAGAACACTTCTCTATTGTCTCTCCCCAGATCAAATGTACCTTTCAAGGTATTCTGACCATGCTAAACACACAGTTTATCATTCGGATCAAGCACGGAGTCTCCACCACAGATAATACAGGGAAG ctcatGGACCTTAAAGGTCAGATGATATACGTTTCAGAGTCCAACGCCATCTTGTTCTTGGGCTCACCATGTGTGGACAAGCTGGAGGAGCTAACGGGCCGCGGCCTCTACCTGTCAGACATCCCTATTCATAACGCATTGCGTGACGTAGTGCTGGTTGGTGAACAGGCCAAAGCCCAGGATGGTTTGAAGAAGCGGCTGGGGAAGGCCAAGGCAGCACTGGAGCATGCTCACCAAGCactggaggaagagaaaaagaagacagTGGACCTCCTCTTCTCCATCTTCCCTGGCACTGTGGCACAGCAGCTGTGGCAGGGCCAGACGGTCCAGGCCAAGAAGTTTGAACGCGTTACAATGCTCTTCTCTGATATTGTGGGCTTCACTGCTGTTTGCTCACGCTGTACCCCAATGCAAGTGATCACCATGCTCAATGAGTTGTACACCAGGTTTGATCACCACTGTGGAGAGCTTGATGTATATAAG GTGGAGACCATTGGTGATGCGTATTGTGTAGCTGGTGGCTTACACAGAGAGAGCGAAACTCACGCCGTCCGAATTGCACTCATGGCCTTGAAGATGATGGAGCTTTCAGACGATGTTATGACGCCAACTGGAGAACCTATACAG ATGCGTATAGGCCTCCACACTGGTTCAGTACTGGCTGGTGTAGTTGGGGTGAAGATGCCACGCTACTGCCTTTTCGGAAATAATGTCACATTGGCCAACAAGTTTGAATCCTGCAGCCAACCAAGAAAAATCAACATCAGCCCTACGACACACAG ATTGCTAAAGGATCGGCCAGagtttgtctttgttcccagGAGCAGACAGGAGCTTCCGGCCAACTTCCCCGAGGACATCCCTGGTGTTTGTTACTTTTTGGAGGCGTCCTTCAAAACTTCAACACTGCCTCTGAAATGA